AAAAGAACAAAAACACCCGACATTCCAAAACCTATTACCGTTTTAGAGTTTTCGCACGACCACAAAACCAACCGTTTTGATTACCAACACGGTAAGGTTATTATTCAAGAACGTAACCCCGAGCAAGAACAGTCTTTTTATGAAATAATACAAAACCAACACGAAGCTTTTAAGCAACAAACTCAATACCCCTTCTTTCATTTATCATTCAACGATGTACTGAAAGATGGCTGGCTTTTTACATTTTTTGAAGAAATGAAAAAAGCTGATATTAAAATTTATGGTATTCAAGAGCTTAAAAAGTTTCGTTACAACCCACATAAAGCCAACTTCTCCGTAAAATCTAGCTCAGGTATTGACTGGTTTGATATGAAGATTGAAATACAATTTGGCGAGCAAACAGTGTCTTTGAAAGATATACAGAAAGCTGTATTAAAAAAACAGAATTATGTCGAGCTAAAAGATGGCACACTGGGGCTTTTACCAGAAGAATGGTTAGTCAAATATGAGCATATTTTTAAGTTGGGTAAAATCAAGGGAGATAACATACAAGTATCAAAACTTCATTTTTCATTATTAGATGATTTAGGAACAGATATTAATGAGTTTGAAATTCAACATGAGATATTTGAGAAAAAGCAAAAGCTCCTTCATTTCAAACAATTACCCAACGTTCCGATTCCTGTCAATGTAAACGCTCAATTGCGGGATTACCAGTTAGAAGGTTTTAAATGGCTTAATTTCCTCGATGAATTTAATTGGGGAGGTATTTTGGCCGATGATATGGGTTTAGGTAAAACCCTACAAATGCTTGCTTTTTTACAAGAACAGCAAAACAAACATAGTAGTACAACCAATTTGGTTATTTTGCCTACTACCCTAATATTTAACTGGCAAGCCGAAGCAACCAAATTTTGCCCCGACTTAAAGCTATTTGTTCACCGTGGGGGTACTCGCCAAAAATCTAATGACCATTGGCATGATTTCGATATTATTTTAACTACTTATGGTATGATTCGCTCTGATGTTGAGCTATTCAAGCACTTTAAGTTCCACTATATCATTCTCGACGAATCGCAGGCTATCAAAAATCCTGACTCTTTGATTTCAAAAGCTGTTAAGCAACTCAACGCTAAAAATAGGCTCGTGATGACAGGAACACCCGTAGAAAACAATACTTTCGATTTATTTTCGCAAATGGAGTTTATCAATCCTGGCTTACTTGGTAGTCAAGAGTTCTTCAAATCAGAATTTGCTAATCCAATCGACAAAGGACAAGATAAAATACAAGCGGCACACCTTCGCAAAATGGTTTATCCATTTATGCTAAAAAGAACAAAAGAAGAGGTAGCAAAAGATTTGCCTGAAAAAACTGAAAGTATTATCTTTTGTGAAATGGATAAGAAACAACGAAAAGTTTATGACTCTTTCCGTGAAACTTATCGCCAGCGACTTGTTGAAAAAATTGCATCTGAAGGAAAAGAGAAAGCTTCTTTTTTGATACTGGAAGGCTTACTTAAATTACGTCAAATTTGTGATAGTCCAGCCTTACTCAATGGCGACATTACCTACGATAATAACTCTGCTAAACTGGATGAAATTGTCCGAGAAATAGAAGAGAATGCTAGTAATCATAAAATTCTCATCTTTAGTCAATTTCTCAAAATGCTCGACTTGATTCGTGAGCACCTCGAAAAACATAAAATTTCGTATGAATACCTAGATGGCAAAACACAAGATAGAGAAGAAAAAGTTAATCATTTTCAAGAAGATGAAAACTGTCGGGTATTTTTAATGAGCCTCAAGGCAGGTGGCGTTGGTATTAACCTTACTGAGGCCGATTATGTATACCTAGTAGACCCGTGGTGGAATCCAGCCGTTGAACAACAGGCTATTGATAGAACTCACCGAATAGGCCAAAAGAAAAATGTATTTGCCTACAGGATGATTTGTAAAGATACAATCGAAGAAAAAATCTTATTACTCCAAGAAAAGAAAAAAGACTTAGCCAAAGACTTAATCAGCACTGAAGATGGATTCCTCAAAAAACTAACACAAGAAGACATTATTGATTTGTTTTCATGACATTCCAATGGGTTACTATGAATAGTAGCCCATTATTTTTTATATATTTTTTCAGTAATATCTATTCCATCCCAAGTGGAAGCCCTAAGAATATATAAGCCTGTAGGTAAATCATTATTTAAAATAACCTTTGAAAAACTATCCTCTTGTTGTATTAAAGTCAAATGTTGTTGAATTCCATAAATATTAACTAATGTTATTTTAGCAATATTAGGGTCTTTTATCCATATTACGTTAGTTTTTGATTCAATAATAGTAGGGTACACTTTGGCTACATCATTACCTCCTTCTGTTACAATCCTTACAGCTACAGGTCGAAAAACCTCTTTTCCGCCATTGCTATCTACTTGAGACAATCTATAGTAATTTATACCATTTTTAGGAAAGGCATCTATAAAAGTATATTCTTTTAATGTTTGAGAATTTATAGCTCCGTCAACCACTCCAAGCGGCTCATATTCTACTAAATCATTACTTCTTTCGAGGATAAAATATTGGTTATTTTTTTCTGATATTGTTACCCATTTTAAGTTCACTGTATTGTCAAAATCATTTAATAGTGCTTTAAAATATTGTAAACTAATAGGAGTCGGCATTTGTTGATAACTTAATGAAAAATTATCTATTGCCGACGAAGTTCTTGTTGGGTTAGCTGCCCCCATAGGGTTTGTCGATGGCGACAAGGTAACAATACGTATCCAAAGAGATTGATTCAAATTATCAATATTGGCAGGTAATGATATAGAAATAGTATTATTCGAGAGCTGATTTGCTCCTGTTACATACCCTGTTCCCAATTCAACAAAGTTATTAGGATTAGTTCCAATCCCATAATCAACCGACCACGTTGTTCGTCTTTCTCCATTGGTATCATCCAATGATTGTAATTGAAAACTCAACTGAAAATTTCGGAAACCTTGCGTATCATTTATATGAAAAACAAAAGCTGCACCAGGATCACCTAAAGTCGAACTTTGCCTAATACCCAATGCCCTATCAGCAGCAACCGCCTGCTCAGCATACTTACCTACTAAAGCGTTATTAAAAGAGGCAAAATTCTTGAACTTAGCCGTAATATTTTTCCAGTAGGTACTATTATTTCCAATGATATCGGGAGACGGCGTAGCCAAAAAATTTCCAGAAGCATCATTACCGAGATTATTTCTAGTAGCACCAGTTCTCAAGCTCCATCCAGCAGGTAGCCCAGCCGATAACCCATTGAAATCTTGGAAATAAGATGTTCCACTTAAATAAACCTGTGCTTTTGCTTGTATAAGCAATAATAGAAGTGTGAATAGTGCTAGAACTTTCATAGAGTAGAAGGTATTAAAAGTTTTATTTACACTAAAATACGGAGTAATATCAATTATTAATAGTGTTGAGTGAATATTTTTCTATAAACACATAACTACATACCGAAGTATATCTTGATATTAATAATAATCCTATTCCATCATACAACAAAAAGGCTACCCTCTCAGGTAGCCTTCACTTTGTTATATATTTGGAGCTTATTTACTTTCCCGCATGTGATTGCAGTATCATCAACGGTACTGGGCTTAACTGCTCTGTTCGAGATGGGAAGAGGTGAACACCAGTCCTATCGGCTCCATAATGCCTGTTGAGGGTATTGTTAATTATATCAGACCATAGCCTCATATAAACCCTCTAATATCTTGAGGTTCGCATATCGTGAAAGATGTTGAACAAGTAAGAACTAAATAGTTAGTACAGTTGATACAAGCTTTTGGGTAATTAGTATTGCTTGACTTTGGTATCTCTACCTTTACATCTACAACCTATCAACGTTGTCATCTACAACGGCCCTTATTTGGAATACTCATCTTCAGGTCAGTTTCGCACTTAGATGNNNNNNNNNNNNNNNNNNNNNNNNNNNNNNNNNNNNNNNNNNNNNNNNNNNNNNNNNNNNNNNNNNNNNNNNNNNNNNNNNNNNNNNNNNNNNNNNNNNNCGCAATTGGTGTTCTGGATAATATCTATGCATTTCACCGCTACACTATCCATTCCAGCTACCTCATTCGAACTCAAGTCTACCAGTATCAATGGCACTGCAATCGTTGAGCGACCGTCTTTCACCACTGACTTAATAAACCGCCTACGCACCCTTTAAACCCATAAATCCGGACAACGCTCGCACCCTCCGTATTACCGCGGCTGCTGGCACGGAGTTAGCCGGTGCTTATTCTTATAGTACCGTCACCAAGCCTCGCAAGGCCTCCTTCTTCCTATAAAAAAGCAGTTTACAACGCATAACGCCTTCATCCTGCACGCGGCATGGCTGGGTCAGGCTTCCGCCCATTGCCCAATATTCCCTACTGCTGCCTCCCGTAGGAGTCTGGCCCGTATCTCAGTGCCAGTGTGGGGGATTATCCTCTCAGATCCCCTACCAATCATCGTCTTGGTGAGCCGTTACCTCACCAACTAACTAATTGGACGCATGCCCATCTATTATCGCCGAAGCTTTAACAATCAACTGATGCCAGTCAATCGTATTATGCGGTATTAATCTCCGTTTCCAAAGGCTATCCCCCAATAATAGGTAGGTTGCATACGTGTTACGCACCCGTGCGCCACTGTGTATTTCTACACCGTTCGACTTGCATGTATTAGGCCTGCCGCTAGCGTTCATCCTGAGCCAGGATCAAACTCTCCATTGTAAATCTCTTTAAATGTTAAGTTGTTCGTCTGTCTATTCTTTTTAAAAGAATCTCATAACGCACAACCTGTCCTTAGAATGTCGTATTATTCTTTTACTTCTCTTATCAGTTTCTCAAAGAACTCTTCCTCTTAATCAACTTTTTTACAGTCTCTTAAAATTTGATGCCAAATCTCTTCCGATTTAACTACCCTTATCCGTCGTTGGGAGTGCAAAATTCCGATTTTTTTTTCTTTCTACCAAACTTTGACAGGAAAAAAAACGATTTATTTTAAACAAAAAAGATAACTATTTGTTTTTTAGAACATTACGAACGAATATTTTTTGTATTTATTTACTACGTTTTTACAGTGTACATCAAAAATGATTCTCATAATACTAATATTGTGTAGTCGAAGACCTAATTATAGCAAAAGCCCGAATAGGTTATTATCCATACTCGGGCTTTTATTTACTATATAGTATTTCTATTCCGCTAGGAATGGGTATTTATAATCTAATGGTGATACAAAGTTCTCTTTGATAGTTCTTGGAGAAACCCATCGTAATAAATTAAGTGATGAGCCTGCTTTATCATTTGTACCTGACGCTCTGCCACCACCAAAAGGCTGTTGCCCAACAACTGCCCCTGTTGGCTTATCATTCAAATAGAAATTACCTGCAGCATTCTTTAATTTTTTGGTAGCTACTTCAAGTGCATATCTATCTTGAGCAAATATAGCCCCAGTAAGTGCATAAGGAGAAGTAGTGTCTACTAGTTCGAGGGTTTCTTCAAATTTTTCGGCATCATATACATATATAGTAAGTACAGGGCCAAAAATTTCTTCAGACATTGTTGTGAATCTTGGGTCTTTGGTCAGTACTACTGTTGGTTCTATAAAATACCCTTCTGATTTATCATATCCTCCGCCAGCAATAATCTCGACATCTTCGCTATTTTTAGCTAGTTCAATATAACCAACAATTTTATCGAAAGCTTTTTCATCAATAACAGCATTGACAAAATTAGAAAACGTTTCGACACTCCCTACCTTTATCTCAGATAAGAATGTTTTGGCATATTGCCATGTTTCTTCCCAAATAGTGTTGGGAATATAAGCACGAGAAGCCGCAGAACATTTTTGTCCTTGATATTCAAATGCTCCACGAACCAATCCTACTGCCAATGCTTGTGGGTTGGCCGATTGATGAGCAACTACAAAATCCTTTCCTCCAGTTTCGCCTACAATACGTGGGTATGACTTATAAATATGAATATTTTCGCCTATTGTTTTCCAGATATGTTGGAATACTTTTGTACTACCTGTAAAATGTACCCCTGCAAAATCTGGATGTTTGAATACGATATCGCCTGTAAGTGGCCCATCGGTATAAATCAAATTAATTACGCCATCGGGTAGGCCAGCCTCTTTTAATATCTTCATTAATACGTAGGCCGAGTAAATTTGTGTTGGTGATGGCTTCCAAACTACAACATTACCCATTAAGGCAGCAGAAGCAGGAAGATTACCTGCAATAGCTGTAAAATTGAATGGTGTTACAGCAAATACAAATCCTTCGAGTGGACGATATTCTAGTCTATTCCAAACAAATTCTGACGACTCAGGCTGTTGTGCATATATTTGGGTAGCAAAGTAGGCATTGAATCTTAGAAAATCTATCCATTCACATGCCGAATCTATTTCAGCTTGATAAGCATTTTTTGACTGCCCTAACATAGTAGCAGCGTTTAGCTCCATTCTATATTTGGTAGCAGATAAATCAGCGGCTTTTAGAAATATTGATACACGGTGTTCCCAAGATAGGTTAGCCCATTGCTCTTTAGCTTCCAAAGCCGACTCTATCGCCTTATTCACATGGCTTTCGTCGCCTTCATAATAATAGCCTAAAATATGTTGGTGCTGATGTGGGCTAGTTAATGGAAGTTTTTTTCCTTCCTTGATTTCCTCAGAACCAATAAACATAGGAATATCCAATACTTGCGATTTCATTTCGGCAAGTTTTGCTTGTAATGCTACTCTTTCCTTGGAATTGGGAGCGTAGCCAAAAATTGGTTCATTTTTAGGACTTGGTACGTTAAAAAAACCTGTGGACATTTGATGAAGTTTTAGTTTACATGGTAAAGTTACGGAGTTGTTTTGGTTATACCAACTACTGCTATAACACAGTAGTTTAGTTTAAAGGGTTAAGTAGGGAAGTATTTTTTGGAAGGTTTTTTCATCTAATAATTTCACTGCTAATAAATCTTTGAAGGATTCAAATTTTCCGTGTTGATTTCGGTAATTGATGATTGCTTTTGCTATGTAAGGTTTTAAATAAGGATGTCGAAATTGTTCGAATGAAGATTCATTAATATTAATTTTTATTGTACTAGGGTTCTTTAGTGTTGCATATTTCTTTACTTCTTGTATTACTGCAGAATCTAGGCCGTACACTTCGTAGAGTTGGTCGATGGCATAGAAACCTCCTAACATATCTCTATATTTAATAATGCGTTGAGAAAGCTTACTGCCTATTCCTTTTAGTTTTATTAGGGTTGTGGTATCGGCATGATTCAAATCAAAGCTTGTAATAACGGGCTTGGTCTGAGTAATAACCTTTAACTTATTATTATCGATAGCCTCTGATTGTGGAATCGTAATGTAAGGTTCTAATTGCAAATAGAGTTCTTCGGGAAAACCATAGATTTTCTTGACATCAGCTTTTTTACGGAAAATACCACCACTATTACGGTACTTCTCTATTCGTTTTGCTAACCAAAGAGGTATTCCTAATGCCGATAGGGCATCAACCGAAGATTCATTCGGATTGAAGTCATGTAATTGAATTACTTTTATGACCTCAGAATGCTCATTTTTAAAACTATTTGAATAGCTTTTCTGA
The DNA window shown above is from Flectobacillus major DSM 103 and carries:
- a CDS encoding DEAD/DEAH box helicase, whose product is MSSIINDKLEKFLKGNSLPKILARGTQIYRDKGCSLENVQTEGNGDAKFRVKSDSSTQHYLVEIKNWNTAAIQTKCNCNYDWGGICKHRVSAILTLKEYLKTNPKIIAQKPKFITAQHIVKISSFDDWSLKQLVNDEDWKNRTDTHYHVNIVQAINGIAEVEVQKGNKTFQVKFEKLRFNQEFFTACSCEESIDAQLCSHKFHALLAIRERFGNYNPFDRMRDYTAEKNKLLQEYGFSLEDDLKGKFDFKINSDGSVTLIKLDKTIQKISSFQNWRIINNKIFRPEEYSFQLNIEEELNTEPREIIYVIYFKDASYLNDVQLETYSCKVNTQGKMSSFKSFDTAQFKDFPQLSEEDIQLISTINSINADGIQSFAKRKEIRLNYFHEYLDREQVSADTLPIIEEYISKQLDKVFNLLQNKKVYVSNSPYFSTHHELNPITLSSERIIPFFTLREDSEFVILEGYTRIYKKRIRLASLSNPNSYWIREYGNQLHKVANPEVANLLHYLSNQGIIKVRKSDFEGFLQDFIMPLSEKFSIEIALNDNVDKKPLYFSTIKLHLKEEENNLIFIPKFTYTELSPEEIAIQQEVSTKKVSKRTKTPDIPKPITVLEFSHDHKTNRFDYQHGKVIIQERNPEQEQSFYEIIQNQHEAFKQQTQYPFFHLSFNDVLKDGWLFTFFEEMKKADIKIYGIQELKKFRYNPHKANFSVKSSSGIDWFDMKIEIQFGEQTVSLKDIQKAVLKKQNYVELKDGTLGLLPEEWLVKYEHIFKLGKIKGDNIQVSKLHFSLLDDLGTDINEFEIQHEIFEKKQKLLHFKQLPNVPIPVNVNAQLRDYQLEGFKWLNFLDEFNWGGILADDMGLGKTLQMLAFLQEQQNKHSSTTNLVILPTTLIFNWQAEATKFCPDLKLFVHRGGTRQKSNDHWHDFDIILTTYGMIRSDVELFKHFKFHYIILDESQAIKNPDSLISKAVKQLNAKNRLVMTGTPVENNTFDLFSQMEFINPGLLGSQEFFKSEFANPIDKGQDKIQAAHLRKMVYPFMLKRTKEEVAKDLPEKTESIIFCEMDKKQRKVYDSFRETYRQRLVEKIASEGKEKASFLILEGLLKLRQICDSPALLNGDITYDNNSAKLDEIVREIEENASNHKILIFSQFLKMLDLIREHLEKHKISYEYLDGKTQDREEKVNHFQEDENCRVFLMSLKAGGVGINLTEADYVYLVDPWWNPAVEQQAIDRTHRIGQKKNVFAYRMICKDTIEEKILLLQEKKKDLAKDLISTEDGFLKKLTQEDIIDLFS
- a CDS encoding T9SS type A sorting domain-containing protein, producing MKVLALFTLLLLLIQAKAQVYLSGTSYFQDFNGLSAGLPAGWSLRTGATRNNLGNDASGNFLATPSPDIIGNNSTYWKNITAKFKNFASFNNALVGKYAEQAVAADRALGIRQSSTLGDPGAAFVFHINDTQGFRNFQLSFQLQSLDDTNGERRTTWSVDYGIGTNPNNFVELGTGYVTGANQLSNNTISISLPANIDNLNQSLWIRIVTLSPSTNPMGAANPTRTSSAIDNFSLSYQQMPTPISLQYFKALLNDFDNTVNLKWVTISEKNNQYFILERSNDLVEYEPLGVVDGAINSQTLKEYTFIDAFPKNGINYYRLSQVDSNGGKEVFRPVAVRIVTEGGNDVAKVYPTIIESKTNVIWIKDPNIAKITLVNIYGIQQHLTLIQQEDSFSKVILNNDLPTGLYILRASTWDGIDITEKIYKK
- the pruA gene encoding L-glutamate gamma-semialdehyde dehydrogenase; the encoded protein is MSTGFFNVPSPKNEPIFGYAPNSKERVALQAKLAEMKSQVLDIPMFIGSEEIKEGKKLPLTSPHQHQHILGYYYEGDESHVNKAIESALEAKEQWANLSWEHRVSIFLKAADLSATKYRMELNAATMLGQSKNAYQAEIDSACEWIDFLRFNAYFATQIYAQQPESSEFVWNRLEYRPLEGFVFAVTPFNFTAIAGNLPASAALMGNVVVWKPSPTQIYSAYVLMKILKEAGLPDGVINLIYTDGPLTGDIVFKHPDFAGVHFTGSTKVFQHIWKTIGENIHIYKSYPRIVGETGGKDFVVAHQSANPQALAVGLVRGAFEYQGQKCSAASRAYIPNTIWEETWQYAKTFLSEIKVGSVETFSNFVNAVIDEKAFDKIVGYIELAKNSEDVEIIAGGGYDKSEGYFIEPTVVLTKDPRFTTMSEEIFGPVLTIYVYDAEKFEETLELVDTTSPYALTGAIFAQDRYALEVATKKLKNAAGNFYLNDKPTGAVVGQQPFGGGRASGTNDKAGSSLNLLRWVSPRTIKENFVSPLDYKYPFLAE
- a CDS encoding ComEA family DNA-binding protein, which gives rise to MKTILAHLELVDKPQKSYSNSFKNEHSEVIKVIQLHDFNPNESSVDALSALGIPLWLAKRIEKYRNSGGIFRKKADVKKIYGFPEELYLQLEPYITIPQSEAIDNNKLKVITQTKPVITSFDLNHADTTTLIKLKGIGSKLSQRIIKYRDMLGGFYAIDQLYEVYGLDSAVIQEVKKYATLKNPSTIKININESSFEQFRHPYLKPYIAKAIINYRNQHGKFESFKDLLAVKLLDEKTFQKILPYLTL